cacagatttattgtatttcatagaggtttattaaaataaacatggaaaagattgaaaattcATTGGAGTTAAAAGATGCTTCGATTACGCGTCTTTTCCAAATCATTCTTATTTCGCAATATTTGTATGAAGCATTAAAAATGCATcattgtagaaaaagaaataattacataataaaacaacatattttatttataataatgtaataatcatataaaatcgaagaaacaagtaaaattttaagtatataaaatgtcATAAAAGCGGCAAACGTTTGAGTATAATATTAACTAATTTTTTGTAGTTATTAGCGTAAATAgtacttcttttaatttaataaaatcgtttaatattttttaacaggTATTGGGAGAAACGCATGCGCCGTTACCAGATCTAAGGTATCCTTCTTTACATTGACAGCCTATTATGCATTGCTGAAATTCGACGAAGTACATGATTAGAAAGATTGTTCcaaaatcgttgaaatttttatttagaaatttggTGTGTACTTGACTAGATTAGATCTGTTGTTATTAGTCATATAATGAAAGATTTCAACTAAGGATTTTATTTCCAAAGATGAGTTCATAGCAAACGAGAGATTAGATCATACTATAATCGCAGTTAAGTTTAGAAAACTTTATCCGCGATGTTATACGTTACTCGTTAAAActgagaaaaagtaaaaactaaaaaacttaataaagtgtttcaagaaatatttacCAAAGTACAAATATCTTTTGTAACACCACAAGAAGGTTCACAAGCTGAACCACAGGTCACAAATTCCTCATTTTCCCCACAATTGGTTCGCTGTAATGGGTCTATGAAAAaagattgtttttattaactaAATATTAGAAAGATTTCTGAGTATATCACTTTCACTCGTTCCATTCTTAACGACTTTTCGACCGAACTACGAAtaagaatttaaatttttgAAGTAGAAGTATTTGTTGTATCATTCATAACTATtacatgaaataaaataaataagaaaacagtataaaaaacaatagatatattttccaCGAACATTGAAGGACAACTTACTGGCAGAAGCAATAGCCACAAGAACAAGGAGAGCGAAAATGACGCGAGACATGATTGCTTTCTTTATGCTCTATCAAAACAAGACTGATATGCAGTATTCGATCTCCGCCAGCTTATATACTCTTGACATCGTTCATCTTTCGTAGTTTCCTCTCCACATCTCGACTCACGCtaagtttgttttttttcttaaatttgttcttttcctcttttttctctcttctttggtcgctcgctcgctcgctcgctcttgcACATAcatgtacctacatacatacacattcatacatacatatacgtatcatGTTTACACGTATTCTTTAGCATATCGTACAACGACTAAAAGCATACTCGTACATACTCGTATAATAACCAGTCCTTGAGCCTAATAGATTCCATCAAAATATACGTCTACCTGTCAGTTTCATTTGAGAAATAAATCACTGACTAGTTCTTCATTTATAATAGGTAAAGAAccgttgaaattttttttctttttacatgttcttttttataacgtaTCGGAAATTaactatgaaaaaatatataattctatataatcgTGCAATATCGTTTATAATACTTAATTCTATACTTTTCTTAAATACAACATAAATTggttagtaatatatatataaaagttattactgatataaacacatatgcaattttatcttttaaatactAATCAGCATTTATTGTGGTGCTTTTTCGTGTCTTCATTTATATCAtccattaaattttatacgttGTCTGTGAATTCTATGATCGAATTAAACTTcattaatatgataattattaacttgATTGCATTTAAttgattcattattttctgaaTGTTTAGAAGGATTAATGAtttcaaagaataaataatatttcaacattAAATTCTCGTAAGACGATAAACGATAACGAAATTTGAATCTCTGTTTTAGTAAATCATATAAGTCGGATAAGATAAATAGTGTCGTTGAATTTTGAAATGGTTGTGTCCGTGGATTGCGTTAAGTTCAAATaagatataagtataataacataatgatataataaattagaaaaaaaaacagtagtAACGACATATCTTCATGATATCAGCTGGATTTTTTTATCAGCTGGATTAAAAcatgattaattatatcggattttttgtttcaagaagaaaagataagtcTTGCAACAACAAAGaggttaataatattaactatCACTATCAAAAGAGGATATATTATTCGGCGacaattgaaaaagaattgcTAAAAATTGTACcatttgaaatttcattttatattttttatttcctataaatttttacataagTTTATATTGGAAATTGTAGCTTGATgtttatagattattattacatgtaCATTATTTGCAAGAAAggattaatttgttataaatttgcTTATAATATAGTGTAAAAGGTCTGCTTTAATCACTTGTAccaacaatttcttttttctggaTACAGGTTTAATTTAAGGtctaatttaatttacagCGAATTGAtacgtgaaattatttttatgaaattattatactcaGCTGTCTCAGATTTCCCTTATTGATCATATGACTATCGAATGATATGATATgcatatcatttatatttctgcATATCATTAATCTATGTACACAAcacatagaaattatataaataatattcctttttcctcgtttcGCTTCTACGTATTTGACACTACCactattacattatattttgatattaaaatgtttatactGAAATGGATACCACGTATTACTACTCagtcatacatatataactaatcagataattataaataataattcttcatACTCAAGAGAAATTATCCGCACAATTTTGATTGAATCACTTTGatcattttgttaatttttcacaaaatcatttataattaaaaaaatgttttgaaaatattaaaagatgtctaaaattagagaaaaagtTTACACATATTTCAAACTTAAGAGTTTTAAATAgagttgaaaataaaataaaaattgaaatgaaagcaaaaattaCGGAGGTATAAATTAGGCCATTGATACGCATTTGGCAATAAAAACAACATCCTAAATTACGAAACTGATGAGAGTTATATCTTATCCCCTTAATTTTTGAACCACccgaaatttttaaatgttttattaatttatttcaaaatataattccACATGTGCGTAAatatatcgttgaaatttCTCACATTTTGTTTACATCATAAATTACTTTAGTAAGACTTCCTGGAATTAATACACGAAAACAAAGTATTCgtcaacaaaaaatatttaccttcgtttatagataataattttattttctttacgaagTCATGAATAGCTTCAAGAAATGTTATCGTAAATACAATGAACGcaattacattttcttataaaacgaaatatttaattgtaaatcaagtaactctttctttttcattttcacaattaacttaattaattattccaaAGTAAACATTTAcctaaaatgaaaaatacaatttttataagtaattttttaaatttctatttttatacattatcaaaagtaatcaaaattaatataaaatttaacacGGGAtgcatacaaaaaatattttagcgTGTctagtatataaaatttgatttagtAATTCTGGTTAGCCCTTTCGAGTaatccaaatttttttctaaaagtcTTGACCTTCTCCTTCTGCCATTTTAATCATATTGGCAATTACCAGATATCGGAATTATGtgagaaaatttttgttcacTCTGAGTCACTCTTTGACGTCACATGTTTATATAGCATAACATGCTATCTTAGGAATTAGcaagatagaaacagagatagagactgTTCAGTTAGTTCGAGTTAAAATCTGAAGGTCGAACGTAAGAATAAACGATCATAGGGAAATCCCGAATTAAAAAGCATATACCTGTGGATGTTTTACCGaggaaaaatatctttcaaacTAACAACATatgcaataataatagcaTCAATGTAAttgttgtatttatatatgtttgcgtaaatataaaagaaatagaaaatatgtatataataaaaacagaatgtacatatgtaaaattatgttaaaaatttgttaaaaacatTGTCTAGATAAGCAATAATTGTCAATTATCGATACTTCGTTCTTAATGTTAACAAATTTTGCATCATCACATATGGTTTCTTATCTAAGCAGGAAACTTATcggttaatatataaatacattgcACCTTTGGATCGGAATCGATTGCTAGTATATTAGAAGGAAACAACTACTTGGTGGAAAATGTCGCGcattttatcaatttcattCGTCATTTTGACGATGACTCTGTTTGGTGAGTAAAATTCATGATAATATAAACTAATATAAGGATGCATGATTGCGAGTGTTTGGTAATTACcagaattttattaacattttcttttgtatttattcgttcaaagaaaaactagaaatggaaaagaataaTCTCTCGATAAATGATAACGTAAATGTTGTTTGGTATACTATTAGATCGTAATATAAATGAGTTTGgttatattcatttatcattagaattttatatgtttatatttgtaaCCGAATTTATCTATGTTACaacttaaatatatagaattaataatagatattaaatattaaatttaattgtttatagGTATAGTAAACATTACATATAGTAAGAATCTAGTCTGTAATCGACCCAATGAAATCTACGCATGTGGTTCAGCTTGTCAGACGGAGTGCAAAACTCTTGGAGAGGCTTGTCCTATAgttaatattgtaaatatattaatatctataatataataatctattagCTACTATTGTTCGAGAATTTCGAAGTAAACATAATAATCGATGAAGAACGATATTTACTatctttgttgtttttcttttcatttcagaAATGTAACGATGCTTGTTATTGTAAAGAAAACTACGCTAGAGACGACAAAGGAAACTGTATACCTATTTGTGATTGCCCTCCTAAGAATAATCAGTAATGAATAATTACATAACGtgttatgtataataattgaaatcatgtctaatataaaagatggttaaatatattcaaactattatagttatttatatatcttacattttttcaaagaaataacaatCGTGTGTACagcaaattaataattttacaatttatgtGAATTCAGATCAACGATTATGATCGTTTGAAATAGAATTCACGGGAAAAATAGGATAAATGTGCGTATTCTCATACGTTCTGAACTATTTTCGAGGATTAATAAGAGCTTTCACCAACTAGCCGATTGCTGACGAAGTCGTCTGCCGGCGGAAAGTCAAAGAGGCTTGACCACAGCCTTCAAGGGGTGTTTCAATATTTGGCTCCGTAATGTAATCCAGCAAGAAGTCGAAAGTGCTTCGTGGAACATCCTCCAACTTGCCGAccgtttcctttttccactTCTCTTCATTTTCGATTCTCCTGTTCGTAATTTATAGATTTTCAAGCATACGAATGCAAAAACTACGAGAAAGTGAACGCTTCGATGATCTTTTCACcaagatatacacacacacacacacacacacacacacatacttatacagagacagacagagaaaaagaaagagagagagagagagagagagagagagaaaggggtcactttaataacgataataaagaataaaaattacaggAAGACATGGTCAAGAGAATTTCGAAGTTGTCATCGGATCGGTAGTTCAATTGGACGAGGCTCGACGAACTAATTATATATTCCATGAACGCGTACACGCGCACATGCGTGACTTCTTGTTCGTAGATGCATACATAATTTGGTGAAGTTTACGAACACGAACATGGTATAGCAGAATGGCCTTGAGAACACCATAGATGAAACGAGCTACGTACATATGCGCAAACACACGCAAAAGGTCTACAATGCGTTTAGCTCGGCTTTCACATGCTGCTCGACACGTGCGTTTCCCCCGTTTCCTGCaagcgaaaaagagataggGCGATCTAAggtcgaagagagagagagggtagaaaACGATGCCTGAGGGTCGTTCTGCCCCTAGCAGGCATTTGTTTAATTGAGAACCGACATGGCCGGCGAAACACCCTTGTCGAGATCGACTCTTCCATCTGCATGATCATCGTCAACGTTACATTCATCGTTTCTCAAAACTGTGGattccattttattcttttccttgtttATCATACAtgttattctttatattcttaatttatatttttatcatactGTATATACCTATCAAACCGATGAAAGGTACTTAGACATgtctaagaaaataataaaaaagatactatAGAAAATACTTTAAGACACGAACTTatgataatttgttaaaatgtaaatatgtatcGACATTCCAAAAACTGAATATTCAATCGACAAGCATTTATTTTCACATTTGACAGTTACTTAGACGATAATGTATGCGTTGCGTAATACATAACTAGTGAACCGTCTTTCGTTTGGTCGTCACGCTCCGATCTTATCCTCAATGAtaatttgcttttttcttctttcttgtctctttctctctcctcctctcttcctctctctctccctctgtttctttcttccttctctctccctctttctctctctctctccttttctctttttctccctccccctctctctctctctctcttgtaagATAAATAGATTGACGTATTGCCGATGAAAAACgagtaatttcatttttaaagctTATACGCATTTTTGGAAAAACCAGCAAGCTGTACTTCGCcgaattttctcttctatcttgtTTGCTTGACTCTTCCATGGACTCTTCGTCATACTCGAGAGATAAGTACAACGATCAATCTAAATAAACAAGACTTTCTTTCTCGGAAAGAGAAATCGGCTTTATCGAGTGCCTCACTGTATTCTCGTTATTTCACCTGCTACGTTGAACAATTGGCAAGGACAAATTGGCAATGTTTTCGTTACggatcgataaaatatctcaaagagagaaacaagaattGGAGTACGGACTGGAGTCGAGGAGCAgaagagaattttctttcgtctcaCAAGTGGCTCGTTATAGACCAACCTTGAGacaagaaggagaggaaaaagataaactcCTTTCGACAAATCGATCGGAAAACTGACTGGACAGCTCGTGTATTCTCTGCCGAGGAAACAGAAAGCTTGACCGTTCGAGAGTCTCTTAGAAATAGAATACGAGATGAACAGATCTGTTCAAAGGTACTGTTATCGTAccattcaatttattttcaacgagaTCGTTAGATAAAGCATCAGCTGACATTGAATTTCGATATGTACAAATCCTGCAAGCGATTTTGTAATATGATCGTATCAAATAACCTAGATCAATTAGAATCAAGATCAAAATCCTGTGATTCACTTTTTTGATTCCCTTCTCCAAAATGGTTTCTAAACAAACATAATATACAATACCCAATACAGTTATAGTAAATTGTAACGTatgatacaaaatattatcattaaatttttaaatgacgTTAATATAGATACTGATCAAATATTTGCGTGAGCGGATTTGCACTAGGAAAAGACGTTTACGATCGCGTACCTGTTACCTGTAGGATCAGTAGAATATAACGGTTAGCTCGTACCTTCTTGCGATCAGTACAGTACAACCCTTAATGACTCAGCCGGCCAGTCAGCTGGCAATTGCAGGGAGGCACGTTCTACGTCCGTTTGACATAAATACATCAGAGACCTGCAGGTAGGATACATCGGAACAAGGAGTGTGTATACATTGCAGAATAGGTATACGAGGGGAGAACGACAGACCTGCGATTTCATGCAAACGATGTTAAcaatcctttctctctctctctttctcttcttctctctctcttttcctttctctctctcttttcctttctctttctctctctcccactctctcagTGTTCGATGCAtcatttaaattgaatttctcGTCATATGATCGAGATATATAGACGATTGCCGTTTACACTGTTCTCTATCATCGATATTAACAACGCATAACAgctataataatatcatttgaacgaaagataaagataaaaaagcaattttacttttacttttatgactaacatttaaaataattttggaaagtaacgaagaaagaaaaatatgtttttattgcAGAAAGATTTACGATGCCGGCGAAGCAATCATTTATCTCTTAGAGATTATGGAAAAAAGTACATGACTGTACGTATCGTTCAACGCTCACTTCTGCGAAAAGACGATTAACAGCTAATCTTATTCGTCGAGGAAGactttttttcatctaacATCCGCATTTGTCCATTAGCATAACCGATAAGCGCAGtttgtttaaatgaaattaatttataatacattcatatgtaccgagtgaatattttcaataggATGCACGTTTCcagataagaattattttcaagaattatTGCGTTCTTGCGAGTGTTGTTTAaagttcaaatatttttttgcgcTCGACGGGTTTCTTTGAGTTGTGAGATTTATAGCGtttgttgaaaaaatatcgctacggaaaataaattgaaatataaaaacgaattcTACATTCCAACTTGtgagaaagaagcaaaaagaaaaaaattaagatgttttctttctgggaagaaatctttctttctagtcTTCGTTCTCTCCGATCGTTTTGCATACGAtaagagaaaatggaaaatcagAAGGccaacaaaaagagaaagtaaaaaaaagaaaaagaagacaacaTTACGTAGTTGTGTTTCgcggaagaaagaagaaaaagcagagaTGGACGAGATCGAAgaggaatgagaaagaagagaaatcgaGGCACATCGTGCCAACTGTAATCCACGTATTGTTTCGCTTTCGGTCTCGTCGACGGGAACGAGCGTACCACAGCTGAGAGCGTATAATCCATGGGACTCCATGATGTGACGCTTTCTCTGTCAGGAACGCGATAACGCTTTCGTAGCAGGAAGGGTTGCCGATCGGGGATGCTTTTCAATGGACCATCggtgaaatttttaatcggaGTCAGCTTTGTCTCGACGTTCGCGATAAAGCCGTACTATTTGAAGCGTGTAAGCTCGAAACATCGAAGATTAAAAagtgtagaaaaaagaaaaagagaaagagagaaagcgagtaAACATCACgtggtataaaaaaaaatattttgacgtCTCGATGCATGTGCAATTATTCCTATAAAAAGTCTATGAGAAGTAACTACAGTCTGTaaaatctttatcttctttgtttctcttttcttcttatttaaatattcaacagAAGTCTAAAAAGCGTTTACAAATTAAAAGGACAATGTTTGAAGGTCGAAAACTaagtgataataattttccaatTATCGTCGGCTTGCTAAGCGTGTAAATCGCGACCGTAACTCTTATGTGTTGTACGTTTCAAGATAATGTAAAATTGTTCGAGGACGTGGAGAAGCAGCCAGCCGAGAGAATCATGTTGTTCCGTTGCCATTGTGTCTGCAAATTGCTCCTGATTGTTGTCCTACGAAACGGATTTAATGTTTTACCAAGTACGAGGGTATCTTTTGGATTCATTCTTCGACTTTCTCTCCGTATTCATCCAATTAGAAATAGTATTTAATGGAAACTTTCTCCTCAAAcgaaaagattcttttttgataCTTTGAACGTAAACtagatatttattctttcattcacAAAAgaaatcatgaaaataaataaattatatatgagaaacatagataaaaataaatattatcgtaatatttcgttaaatcTTTTGGTTCGAATCACGTATCGATTTAATCGCATTAATACGGTAGTCGGTGGCATGAGAGTTGCTGAAGGGAATGAACGATAGAGAGCGAGAAATATTAGGACAAATATTATCttagaatattttctctctaaaTGTTAGGTCCGCGCCgaaccttctttctttttctttctctctctttctctctctatctctatctctttcactctctctctctctctttctcccgcGAGGAAATTCTCAAGTTCACCCTCGAGCTGGAAAGTACATAGTGAAAGGAGTGCCGATAAGAGAACCTCAACAGCATCTGTTAAGACGATAAACACGCACGAGACTTTCGTAAAGTgaatttctcttcgtctcgTCATCTTTTTTAGATCTTCCAAATCTATTTCGAATACTTTGAAAAACATGAAACGTCAGAttaattcaattcaatttcATTCAATTACGTTGGTCTATATATCTCAATGTATTGTTTTTGCAAtcgatttttttgttgttaaaacataaattaaattaaagaatagaaaattttaagtAGGATCATCCCCATGTAACAGCCCTTTCAAAAAGCACCTTTGTGAAACGAACGAAGCCGCAAATCCGTTGGCAACGCAGACGtgaaaacgtaaaataattagGTGTCGACAAACACGCAAGTTATTCTCTTTATTGTCGTGACTCGGCTAGTACAGCAAACGATAGCGTCGAATTCACGGCATTCGGAGGCTGATGTTCAAACAATACGTAGCGTCGAGTACGAGGTGCAAAAACGTTGTCCCTCTTATCATCGAGAGAAACACGCTAATTAGGACAACTGAAGTTCGGCCGTTGATACTCGCTAAATTagtgggagagaaaaagagagagagagagatagaacgatGAGTCCGCAGAAaggaaaagtgagagagagagagagagagagagagagagagagagagagagaatatacgaTCGACTCAGAGCGCTGTTTGACGAAGCTCGAGCCTATCGAATATCTCTTCTCTGTCGTGTCCCGCGAGAATACTCGCTAAGGGAGTAGGATATCTGGTGTCGACTCACGTATACCGTGTGTTCAGGCAGATGCCTCGTTGTCTTTCTCGACTTTTTCTTGCATTTTCCCAACGAATGGTTGTATAAGGATTCTGCTGAATACCACCCGTATACTTCTTATATTTTCACCCTGTTGCTAGgactattttctttcccttttttatacAAGCTATGTTATTCTTTTGTGCGATATTAGTCGATAACGATTAAACACTGCCagatgaaaaaggagaatgagT
This is a stretch of genomic DNA from Vespula vulgaris chromosome 2, iyVesVulg1.1, whole genome shotgun sequence. It encodes these proteins:
- the LOC127073013 gene encoding chymotrypsin inhibitor-like; this encodes MSRVIFALLVLVAIASANPLQRTNCGENEEFVTCGSACEPSCGVTKDICTLQCIIGCQCKEGYLRSGNGACVSPNTC
- the LOC127073009 gene encoding inducible metalloproteinase inhibitor protein-like; this encodes MSRILSISFVILTMTLFGIVNITYSKNLVCNRPNEIYACGSACQTECKTLGEACPIVNIKCNDACYCKENYARDDKGNCIPICDCPPKNNQ